A portion of the Hymenobacter gelipurpurascens genome contains these proteins:
- a CDS encoding protoporphyrinogen/coproporphyrinogen oxidase, whose translation MSSSAPIVIIGAGVAGLACACYLHRAGRRVLVLEASDAVGGRVRTDITPEGFRLDRGFQVLLTKYPEVQRLMDYGALNLKAFRSGAVIRLVDGRETTVQNPLQKPTAAFTSLLSPIGTLEDKLRILSLTHHVGRYSSEQLISRNTTNAQDTVTFLREYGWSEQIINNFFRPFFGGVYLDRGLSTAANFFEFVFQQFAQGEAVVPALGIQQIPEQLAQRLPAGTVRLNSPVDAIVGHTVRLWTDETIEAAAIVVAVDGEAAKKLLTASEVPETTWRHTTCTYFAAPSSPGHQDKLLRLNAAPDALAHNVSFSSDVAPDYAPTGQTLVSVSTHGEHGLGEEALTARLLQELTDWFGPVVGQWRHLRTYIIPHALPVYAAGQPYRQSLKVVEGLYRCGDHTAYPSLNAAMATGREVAEMLLVE comes from the coding sequence ATGTCTTCTTCTGCTCCCATCGTAATTATTGGCGCCGGCGTGGCCGGTCTGGCCTGCGCCTGCTACCTCCACCGGGCTGGCCGCCGCGTACTGGTGCTGGAAGCCAGTGATGCCGTGGGCGGTCGGGTCCGGACGGACATAACGCCCGAGGGCTTCCGGCTCGATCGGGGCTTCCAAGTGCTCCTGACCAAGTATCCTGAGGTGCAGCGGCTCATGGACTATGGCGCCCTGAATCTAAAAGCCTTCCGCTCAGGAGCCGTTATTCGGCTGGTCGATGGCCGGGAAACTACCGTGCAGAACCCCTTGCAGAAGCCCACGGCCGCTTTTACCTCTCTGCTTTCGCCCATTGGCACGCTGGAAGATAAGCTTCGCATCCTGAGCCTTACGCATCATGTAGGCCGGTATTCCAGCGAGCAGCTCATCAGCCGCAACACCACCAACGCCCAGGATACCGTGACTTTTCTGCGAGAATATGGCTGGAGCGAACAGATCATCAACAACTTCTTCCGCCCGTTTTTTGGCGGCGTGTACCTTGATCGGGGCCTGAGCACGGCCGCCAATTTCTTCGAGTTTGTATTTCAGCAGTTTGCCCAAGGCGAAGCCGTGGTGCCGGCCCTGGGCATACAGCAGATTCCGGAGCAGCTGGCCCAGCGCCTGCCCGCCGGCACGGTGCGCCTGAATTCGCCCGTCGATGCCATCGTAGGCCACACCGTGCGCCTCTGGACCGATGAAACCATTGAAGCCGCCGCCATTGTGGTAGCCGTGGATGGCGAAGCCGCCAAAAAGCTGCTGACTGCTTCCGAAGTACCCGAAACGACGTGGCGGCATACCACCTGCACTTACTTTGCTGCCCCCAGTTCGCCGGGCCATCAGGATAAGTTGTTGCGCCTTAATGCGGCCCCAGACGCGCTGGCCCACAACGTGAGCTTCTCCTCCGATGTTGCTCCTGACTATGCCCCAACCGGCCAGACGCTGGTTTCCGTCAGCACGCACGGCGAGCATGGCCTAGGCGAGGAAGCACTTACGGCCCGCTTGCTGCAGGAGCTAACGGATTGGTTTGGGCCAGTAGTAGGCCAGTGGCGCCATTTGCGGACCTACATTATTCCGCACGCGTTGCCGGTCTATGCCGCCGGCCAGCCCTACCGCCAGTCGTTGAAAGTAGTAGAAGGCCTGTACCGCTGCGGCGACCATACGGCTTACCCGTCCTTGAACGCTGCTATGGCCACCGGCCGCGAAGTAGCGGAGATGCTGCTGGTGGAGTAG
- a CDS encoding PorP/SprF family type IX secretion system membrane protein codes for MYRPLPKRWAVALLGLGSGGATQAQDLYFAQPYANRMYQNPAYAGLLDDYSLTLSYRNQFPTLAGTFQTSQLAADYRLQDQRSAVGLLVNYDRTGGIGYTRFQAGGVYAYHARLTEQLSLSGGASVSYGLQRVSYGNLVFGDQLSDDGVVRDQTLEVVDYQPVHYFTAGLGGLLYTERFWLGASAHHVNQPDLGFVTQAKLPVRLNFQGGYKYYFLKTNVNKQFREISLSPTASYTQQGGSQRAEAGVYFTATPITLGAVYRGIPLPGAQHPQQLLTAIAGLSVGGFRLGYSYDVSLSQFSSDLGGAHEISLCLREFDSLEAAWRRLKRRNYPSIPCPAF; via the coding sequence TTGTATCGTCCGTTGCCCAAGCGCTGGGCCGTGGCTTTGCTTGGGTTAGGGAGTGGTGGCGCGACGCAGGCCCAGGATCTGTACTTCGCGCAGCCCTACGCCAACCGCATGTACCAAAACCCGGCCTACGCGGGCTTGCTCGATGATTACAGCCTCACGCTCAGCTACCGCAACCAATTCCCGACCCTGGCCGGCACCTTCCAAACCAGCCAACTTGCCGCCGACTACCGCCTCCAGGACCAGCGCAGCGCCGTAGGCCTATTGGTAAATTATGACCGTACCGGCGGCATCGGGTACACTCGGTTTCAGGCCGGCGGTGTGTATGCTTACCATGCGCGCCTCACGGAGCAGCTGAGCTTGAGTGGCGGCGCCTCCGTGAGCTACGGCCTACAGCGGGTGAGCTACGGCAACCTGGTTTTCGGCGACCAACTCTCGGATGATGGAGTAGTGCGCGACCAGACCCTGGAGGTAGTAGACTACCAGCCGGTACATTATTTTACGGCCGGACTGGGTGGTTTGCTCTATACGGAACGATTTTGGCTGGGTGCTTCCGCGCACCATGTAAATCAGCCGGACCTGGGGTTTGTGACCCAGGCCAAGCTGCCGGTTCGGCTAAATTTTCAGGGAGGCTATAAATACTACTTTCTCAAGACGAACGTTAACAAGCAGTTCCGCGAAATAAGCCTCTCGCCTACGGCTTCCTACACCCAACAGGGTGGCTCCCAGAGGGCCGAAGCAGGAGTCTATTTTACGGCCACACCCATCACGTTGGGAGCTGTGTATCGGGGCATCCCGCTACCGGGCGCTCAGCACCCTCAGCAGCTGCTAACGGCCATAGCAGGACTGAGTGTAGGTGGGTTTCGGTTGGGGTACAGCTATGATGTGAGTCTGAGCCAGTTCAGTTCCGACTTAGGGGGTGCCCATGAAATCTCTTTGTGCCTTCGGGAGTTCGATTCGCTGGAAGCCGCCTGGCGACGCCTGAAACGACGGAATTACCCGTCAATTCCTTGTCCGGCGTTCTGA
- a CDS encoding ComF family protein has translation MPIPALLADFVSLVFPRVCLACEDPLARGENHICTSCRAQLPYTDYHKLPPAENPLARRFWGRLPIKHALSYVRFLRRGRVQHLLHQLKYQGQQDVGRVLGRWFGQELTEAGFQAEFDLIVPVPLHARKLAQRGYNQADSFAEGLSTGLGLPWHASALRRTAHTTSQTRKNRLQRWQNVASVFEVADVAAVQGQRVLLVDDVLTTGATLEACAAVLLAAGASEVSIATIATADR, from the coding sequence ATGCCTATCCCTGCTCTGTTAGCTGATTTTGTTTCTCTGGTATTCCCGCGGGTCTGTTTGGCCTGCGAAGATCCGCTGGCTCGCGGCGAAAACCATATCTGTACCAGCTGCCGGGCCCAACTTCCTTATACCGACTACCACAAGTTGCCGCCCGCCGAAAACCCATTAGCCCGACGTTTCTGGGGCAGGCTACCGATCAAGCATGCTCTGAGCTACGTACGATTTCTGCGCCGAGGCCGCGTGCAGCACTTGTTACACCAGCTCAAATACCAGGGCCAGCAGGACGTAGGCCGGGTGCTGGGCCGGTGGTTTGGGCAGGAGCTGACGGAAGCCGGTTTCCAGGCCGAGTTTGACCTTATTGTGCCCGTGCCGCTGCATGCCCGGAAGCTGGCCCAACGTGGCTACAACCAAGCCGATAGCTTTGCGGAAGGCCTATCGACTGGCCTAGGCCTGCCGTGGCACGCTTCTGCTTTGCGCCGTACCGCTCACACTACTTCGCAAACCCGAAAAAACCGTCTGCAACGCTGGCAAAATGTGGCGTCTGTGTTTGAAGTGGCTGATGTAGCAGCCGTGCAAGGCCAGCGTGTGCTCCTCGTGGATGATGTGCTGACTACCGGAGCCACCCTGGAGGCCTGCGCGGCGGTGCTCCTAGCGGCTGGTGCTTCCGAGGTCAGCATTGCCACCATTGCCACCGCCGACCGCTAG
- a CDS encoding SUMF1/EgtB/PvdO family nonheme iron enzyme: MNFSKYLRFAVVGACALAACKGGPPTAQKPGKYSSTTGIEYNTEEGMKVADYQNMPDGPGLVFIEGGRTVLGSAEEDVAMTHDNLERTVTLASFYMDEAEVANIHWLEYLHFVRKDSAEEFYLSALPDTTVWARELSFNDPYVDYYLRYPGFRYFPVVGVSWLQANDYCTWRTAKVNERLAGDSEDGGSSSGGGLFKRKKKSDAGDAAEGTSDDGGKAKVAIENGNTLPNYRLPTEAEWEYAAQALIGTQETGNENQENKRIYPWDGRQVRNPYGKKMGQFLANFKRGRGDYAGIAGSLNDGAMITEYVYAYAPNDYGLYNMAGNVNEWVQDIYRPLSFEDVEDLNPFRRNGFLDPSEKYDKNPNSLGKGGYQSLIDDHVRVYKGGSWRDVAYWLSPGTRRFMAEDSATATIGFRCAMINAGSNR, encoded by the coding sequence ATGAATTTCTCCAAGTACCTGCGCTTTGCTGTAGTTGGCGCCTGCGCGCTGGCGGCCTGCAAAGGCGGTCCGCCCACCGCCCAGAAACCCGGTAAGTACAGCTCCACCACGGGCATTGAGTACAATACCGAGGAAGGAATGAAAGTAGCGGACTACCAAAACATGCCGGATGGTCCCGGTCTGGTGTTTATCGAAGGTGGGCGCACGGTGTTGGGCTCGGCTGAAGAGGACGTAGCCATGACCCACGACAACCTGGAGCGTACCGTTACGCTGGCCTCGTTCTACATGGACGAAGCCGAAGTAGCGAACATCCACTGGCTCGAATACCTCCACTTCGTACGCAAAGACTCTGCTGAGGAGTTCTACCTGTCGGCGCTGCCCGACACGACGGTGTGGGCGCGTGAGCTGTCGTTCAACGACCCTTATGTAGATTACTACTTGCGTTATCCCGGCTTCCGCTATTTCCCGGTAGTGGGTGTTAGCTGGCTGCAGGCCAACGACTATTGCACCTGGCGTACAGCTAAAGTGAACGAACGTCTGGCTGGTGACAGCGAAGATGGTGGTAGCAGCAGCGGCGGTGGCCTGTTCAAGCGTAAGAAAAAGTCTGATGCCGGCGACGCCGCTGAAGGCACTTCTGATGATGGTGGCAAAGCGAAAGTGGCTATCGAAAACGGTAACACGCTCCCGAACTACCGTCTGCCCACCGAGGCTGAATGGGAGTACGCTGCTCAGGCTCTGATTGGTACTCAAGAAACTGGTAACGAAAACCAGGAGAACAAGCGCATTTACCCATGGGATGGCCGCCAGGTGCGGAATCCCTATGGCAAGAAGATGGGTCAGTTCCTGGCCAACTTCAAGCGCGGCCGCGGCGACTACGCCGGTATTGCTGGCTCGCTGAACGACGGCGCCATGATTACGGAGTATGTGTATGCCTACGCTCCAAACGATTATGGCCTGTACAACATGGCCGGCAACGTAAACGAGTGGGTGCAGGACATTTATCGTCCGCTGTCGTTTGAAGATGTGGAAGACCTGAACCCCTTCCGCCGCAACGGCTTCCTTGACCCTTCCGAGAAATACGACAAGAATCCCAACTCTTTGGGTAAAGGTGGTTACCAGTCGCTCATCGATGACCACGTTCGTGTTTACAAAGGTGGCTCTTGGCGCGATGTGGCCTACTGGCTCTCGCCTGGTACGCGCCGCTTCATGGCTGAAGACTCGGCTACCGCTACTATCGGTTTCCGTTGCGCCATGATCAACGCCGGTTCTAACCGCTAG
- a CDS encoding DUF4382 domain-containing protein, translated as MNLSRLFPLLLAAPIALASCSKDNDSSSATSSKLQVRMTDAPGDYQQVVLDVRQIEVHLKEDTNPDGWQVLPFQAQTINILEYVNGRSALLVDTDFAPGDLKEVRLILGPDSYLIGRDGQRYDLKTPSGQTSGVKLKLDKATLREKETFQLLLDFDVAKSIVERGNWKPGNDKKERYLLKPVVRVLAQDIRGGLRGTITPAAALPQVLAIRSSITVPDTFSTAADASGAFQLSSLPSGTYRVQFYPSTTAPANQPAYKVVTRTGVTVTNDQVTDLGQVSVN; from the coding sequence ATGAACCTCTCCCGTTTATTTCCCCTATTGCTAGCGGCACCTATTGCGCTAGCTAGCTGCAGCAAAGACAACGACTCGTCGTCGGCTACTTCCTCTAAGCTGCAAGTACGCATGACCGATGCGCCCGGCGACTATCAGCAGGTGGTACTGGATGTGCGCCAGATTGAAGTGCATCTGAAGGAAGATACCAACCCCGATGGCTGGCAGGTGCTGCCGTTCCAGGCCCAGACTATCAATATTCTGGAATACGTAAACGGCCGCTCAGCCCTGCTAGTCGATACGGACTTTGCTCCCGGCGACCTGAAGGAAGTTCGGTTAATACTCGGCCCCGACAGTTACCTGATTGGTCGCGACGGCCAGCGCTACGACCTCAAAACCCCTAGCGGCCAGACGTCCGGCGTCAAGCTGAAGCTCGATAAGGCAACGCTGCGTGAAAAGGAAACTTTCCAGCTCTTGCTGGACTTCGATGTGGCCAAGTCGATTGTAGAGCGCGGCAACTGGAAGCCCGGCAACGACAAGAAGGAGCGCTACCTGCTTAAGCCCGTGGTGCGGGTACTTGCCCAAGACATCCGGGGTGGCCTACGCGGCACCATTACGCCAGCCGCCGCCTTGCCGCAGGTACTGGCCATCCGTTCTTCCATCACCGTGCCCGATACGTTCAGCACGGCCGCCGATGCTTCGGGTGCCTTCCAGCTGAGCAGCCTGCCCTCCGGCACCTACCGCGTGCAGTTCTATCCCAGCACTACGGCGCCAGCCAACCAGCCTGCCTACAAGGTGGTAACCCGCACCGGCGTAACCGTTACCAACGACCAGGTGACGGACCTAGGCCAGGTATCGGTAAACTAG
- a CDS encoding carboxymuconolactone decarboxylase family protein — MSLVTEFNDYRQRMNEKILAADNKVIKRFFNLDTNTYQEGALSVKTKEIVGLACSMVLRCDDCIKYHLGKCYEEKLTDEEVYEVFAIANLIGGSIVIPHFRRAVEYWEALKEESATPAPIHAEHQA; from the coding sequence ATGAGCCTCGTCACTGAATTCAATGATTACCGCCAACGGATGAATGAAAAAATCCTGGCGGCCGATAATAAGGTCATCAAGCGCTTTTTCAACCTCGATACCAATACCTACCAGGAAGGTGCGCTGTCGGTGAAAACCAAGGAAATCGTAGGCCTGGCTTGCTCCATGGTGCTTCGCTGCGACGACTGCATCAAGTATCACCTCGGCAAATGCTACGAGGAAAAGCTCACCGACGAAGAAGTGTACGAGGTATTTGCCATTGCCAACCTCATCGGGGGCAGCATCGTGATTCCACACTTCCGTCGCGCCGTGGAGTACTGGGAGGCGCTGAAGGAAGAGTCGGCCACGCCGGCCCCGATCCACGCGGAGCACCAGGCCTAG
- a CDS encoding AsmA family protein has translation MRKFFLGLLIFVVVLVAALAAAPFLFKDKIRQAFDQQLAQRVKAKVQYDPGNVDVTLLSTFPDLSLRLDQLRIIGQDSFSRDTLAYLPRLDVGLDLMSVISGDQIKIKNVTLQQPDLSLRVLKSGLANWDVFVSDSAAAAKGQDTTAVSLAIKGWKIEDGHLRYDDRSIPFAMEARHVNHTGSGDFERNVFDMVSQTTAEQFTMNYDGMDYISKKKLTADVTMAMDLEKMLFTFKDNKVQLNDFPATFQGTVGLPNDTDIIYDLTFRALETDFKNILSLVPGAYTEQFKDMKATGNVAFDGYFKGVQNELKMPGYGVNLQVKNGMFQYPNLPQAARNINVDMNVDNPSGFTNNMKVNVKQFHLDLGSNPIDGNVAIDGLEPMKVDGRVKVNVDLAEMMKVYPVQDLLLRGKLFVDGTARGIYSKTQMPVIQAKMNLTNGYVKSKQFPAPIENLTLNGTVTNPTGQLNDTRVDIPQFRMLLDGEPLEGRVATQGVDKMRFDTDVKGVVDLTKITKIFPLEGMTVTGRLSGNVAAKGNMADIEAGRYQTVVASGTVKAQNVTYKSKDLPQGMKVTQATATFNNDKIVLQNMTGFMGSSDIAASGTISNYMGYLFVPGQPLRGNLTVNSSRFNVNEWMVDEVSAKPTVAANGKAPATAQGVLQIPKDFDLVLNSTVGQVIYDNLKLDNVKGTVTVRNEVATLNNLTFNTLGGSFATNGSYSSKDLAHPKFDLGLNIKNLNFQNAFKAFNSVKVLVPLVSNLEGIFSTNFNVSGEMGPDMMPKYSTLTGKGLFEIVRAAVSNSAVLDKISALTQFQELKKFAVDNKDVAAEIINGNFVVKPFDLTVGQIKMTVGGSNNISSGGLEYITALNVPTGKLGNQLNSQLTRLTGVQNLQGTDRVTLGLNIGGTVTNPQVKLTTGSVKAQAKDLVSNIVQAKVDDAKLKLQAQAKVAQDSLQRELQRKQQEFTDKAKLELDKKRLEAQSKLQTQAKQGLNNILFGKPKTQPAKPAETPKAAEPTEPAKADSTKSGE, from the coding sequence ATGCGTAAATTCTTTCTTGGCCTCCTGATTTTTGTGGTGGTGCTGGTGGCGGCGCTGGCCGCGGCACCGTTCCTGTTCAAGGATAAAATCAGGCAGGCGTTTGATCAGCAGCTGGCCCAGCGCGTGAAAGCCAAAGTGCAGTACGACCCCGGCAACGTGGACGTGACGCTGCTCAGCACCTTCCCCGACCTCTCCCTGCGCCTGGATCAGCTCCGCATCATTGGGCAGGACTCCTTCTCGCGCGACACCTTGGCCTACCTGCCCCGCCTCGATGTGGGCCTGGACCTGATGAGCGTTATCAGCGGCGACCAGATCAAGATCAAGAATGTGACGCTGCAGCAGCCCGACCTGAGCCTGCGCGTGCTCAAGAGTGGCCTAGCCAACTGGGACGTGTTCGTGTCCGACTCCGCGGCCGCCGCTAAGGGGCAAGATACCACGGCCGTGAGCCTCGCCATTAAAGGCTGGAAGATTGAAGATGGCCACCTGCGCTACGACGACCGCAGCATTCCGTTTGCCATGGAGGCGCGCCACGTAAACCACACCGGCTCCGGCGACTTCGAGCGCAACGTGTTTGATATGGTGAGCCAGACCACCGCCGAGCAGTTCACCATGAACTACGACGGCATGGACTATATCAGCAAAAAGAAGCTGACGGCCGACGTGACGATGGCCATGGATCTGGAGAAGATGCTGTTCACCTTCAAAGACAACAAGGTGCAGCTCAACGACTTTCCGGCCACGTTCCAGGGCACCGTAGGCCTGCCCAACGATACCGACATCATCTACGACCTAACGTTTAGGGCCCTGGAAACCGACTTCAAGAACATTCTGAGTCTGGTGCCTGGCGCTTACACCGAACAGTTCAAGGACATGAAAGCCACTGGCAACGTGGCGTTTGATGGCTACTTCAAGGGCGTGCAGAATGAGCTGAAGATGCCCGGCTACGGCGTGAATCTGCAGGTGAAAAACGGCATGTTCCAGTACCCTAACCTGCCCCAGGCGGCCCGCAACATCAACGTAGACATGAACGTGGACAACCCCTCGGGCTTCACGAACAACATGAAGGTGAACGTAAAGCAGTTTCACCTGGACCTAGGCAGCAACCCCATTGATGGCAATGTAGCCATTGATGGCCTGGAGCCGATGAAAGTAGATGGGCGCGTGAAAGTCAACGTGGACTTGGCCGAGATGATGAAAGTGTACCCGGTGCAAGACCTGCTGCTGCGCGGCAAGCTGTTCGTGGATGGCACGGCCCGAGGCATCTACTCCAAAACCCAGATGCCCGTGATTCAGGCCAAGATGAACCTGACCAACGGCTACGTGAAGAGCAAGCAGTTTCCGGCGCCGATTGAGAACCTGACGCTGAATGGCACCGTCACGAACCCTACGGGCCAGCTCAACGATACCCGCGTGGACATCCCGCAGTTCCGGATGCTACTGGATGGGGAGCCGCTGGAAGGCCGCGTAGCTACGCAGGGCGTAGACAAAATGCGCTTCGATACCGACGTGAAAGGCGTAGTAGACCTCACCAAGATCACGAAGATTTTCCCGCTGGAAGGCATGACGGTTACGGGCCGCCTCAGCGGCAACGTGGCCGCCAAAGGCAACATGGCTGATATTGAGGCGGGGCGCTACCAGACGGTGGTAGCCTCGGGCACCGTGAAAGCCCAGAACGTGACCTACAAGAGCAAGGACTTGCCGCAGGGAATGAAGGTGACGCAGGCCACCGCCACCTTCAACAACGACAAGATTGTGCTGCAGAACATGACGGGCTTCATGGGTTCGTCGGACATTGCGGCGTCGGGCACTATCTCCAACTATATGGGCTACTTGTTTGTGCCAGGCCAGCCGTTGCGCGGCAACCTCACGGTGAACAGCAGCCGCTTCAATGTGAATGAGTGGATGGTAGACGAAGTATCGGCTAAGCCCACCGTGGCCGCCAATGGCAAGGCCCCGGCTACGGCGCAGGGCGTACTCCAGATTCCGAAAGACTTCGATCTGGTGCTGAACTCCACTGTAGGCCAGGTGATTTATGACAACCTCAAGCTCGACAACGTGAAGGGTACCGTGACGGTGCGCAACGAAGTAGCCACCCTCAACAACCTCACGTTCAACACTCTCGGCGGTAGCTTTGCTACCAACGGCAGCTATAGCAGCAAAGACTTGGCGCACCCCAAGTTTGATCTGGGCCTGAACATCAAGAACCTCAACTTCCAGAACGCTTTCAAGGCCTTCAACTCGGTGAAGGTGCTGGTGCCGCTGGTGAGCAATCTGGAAGGCATTTTCTCGACCAACTTCAACGTGAGCGGCGAGATGGGCCCCGATATGATGCCCAAGTACAGCACGCTCACGGGCAAAGGCTTATTTGAAATTGTGCGGGCGGCCGTGTCTAACTCGGCGGTGCTGGACAAAATCAGCGCACTCACGCAGTTTCAGGAACTGAAGAAGTTTGCCGTGGATAACAAGGATGTGGCGGCGGAAATCATCAACGGCAACTTTGTGGTGAAGCCGTTTGACCTGACCGTAGGCCAGATCAAGATGACGGTAGGCGGCTCCAACAATATCAGCTCGGGTGGCCTAGAGTACATCACGGCCCTGAACGTGCCTACCGGCAAGCTCGGCAATCAACTCAACAGCCAGCTTACGCGCCTCACAGGTGTGCAGAACCTACAGGGCACCGACCGCGTGACGCTGGGCCTCAATATTGGCGGCACCGTCACGAACCCCCAAGTGAAACTGACGACCGGCAGCGTGAAGGCCCAGGCCAAGGATTTGGTAAGCAACATTGTGCAGGCCAAAGTAGACGATGCCAAGCTTAAGCTGCAGGCGCAGGCCAAAGTAGCCCAGGACAGTTTGCAGCGCGAACTGCAGCGCAAGCAGCAGGAGTTTACGGATAAGGCCAAGCTGGAACTGGACAAAAAACGCCTGGAAGCCCAAAGCAAACTGCAGACCCAGGCCAAGCAAGGCCTGAACAATATTCTCTTCGGCAAGCCCAAAACCCAACCGGCCAAGCCAGCCGAAACGCCCAAGGCCGCAGAGCCTACGGAGCCCGCCAAAGCGGATAGCACGAAAAGCGGAGAATAG
- a CDS encoding exodeoxyribonuclease III, translating to MKIISYNVNGLRSALSKSLLDWVREADPDVLCLQEIKAGREPLNVSGFEALGYHAYLHPAQKPGYSGVATFSKQVPLNVVHGCGTALYDDEGRVLRLDFPDCSVLNVYMPSGTSGPERQAFKVEWLHFFRRYVRELQAAGAPPLVIGGDFNCCQRDIDLHNPKANQQSPGFTPEERKWFADFLEDGFVDTFRHHHGDAVGHYSWWTYRAGARARNVGWRLDHLLVDKDLAPRVQEAHLLRDVIHSDHCPAVVEFMS from the coding sequence ATGAAAATCATTTCCTACAACGTCAACGGGCTGCGCTCAGCCTTGAGCAAGAGCTTGCTGGACTGGGTGCGCGAGGCCGACCCCGATGTGCTGTGCCTGCAGGAGATTAAGGCCGGGCGGGAGCCCCTAAACGTCTCGGGTTTTGAGGCGCTGGGCTACCATGCCTACCTGCATCCGGCCCAGAAGCCAGGATATAGCGGCGTGGCTACGTTTTCGAAGCAAGTGCCCCTGAACGTGGTACACGGCTGCGGCACGGCACTCTACGATGACGAAGGCCGGGTCTTGCGCCTCGACTTCCCGGATTGCTCCGTATTGAACGTGTACATGCCTTCTGGCACGAGTGGCCCCGAGCGGCAGGCATTCAAGGTAGAGTGGCTGCACTTCTTCCGGCGCTACGTGCGGGAGCTGCAAGCCGCCGGGGCACCACCCCTGGTCATTGGAGGCGACTTCAACTGCTGCCAGCGCGACATCGATCTGCACAACCCCAAGGCCAACCAGCAAAGCCCCGGCTTCACGCCCGAGGAGCGAAAATGGTTTGCCGATTTTCTGGAGGATGGCTTCGTGGATACCTTCCGTCATCACCACGGCGACGCCGTAGGCCACTACTCCTGGTGGACGTATCGCGCCGGTGCCCGCGCCCGCAATGTGGGCTGGCGCCTGGATCATCTGTTAGTAGACAAAGATTTAGCGCCCCGCGTACAGGAGGCTCATCTGCTCCGCGACGTCATTCATTCCGATCATTGCCCGGCAGTGGTGGAGTTTATGAGCTGA